In a genomic window of Phragmites australis chromosome 14, lpPhrAust1.1, whole genome shotgun sequence:
- the LOC133891074 gene encoding uncharacterized protein At5g39865-like: MEDGCGAAAASGGGGSWAKKPFQFARSLTYSHHQGHRPAAKWRRHHQLSEEPRARPQAVVLYTTSLRGVRRTFADCSAVRAILRGFRVAVDERDVSMDAALRRELQTLLSARGRAFALPQLFIGGRLVGGADEVRQLHETGQLRRLLEGAAGQDPAFVCDACGGVRFVPCLACGGSRKVFIEEEDRVVRCGDCNENGLVRCVNCCS, encoded by the coding sequence ATGGAGGATGGCTGCGGCGCGGCGGCTgccagtggcggcggcgggagctgGGCCAAGAAGCCGTTCCAGTTCGCGCGGTCGCTGACTTACAGCCACCACCAGGGGCACCGGCCGGCGGCCAAGTGGCGCCGGCACCACCAGCTCTCCGAAGAGCCGCGCGCGCGGCCGCAGGCGGTGGTGCTCTACACGACGTCGCTGCGCGGGGTGCGGCGCACGTTCGCGGACTGCTCCGCGGTGCGCGCCATCCTTCGGGGCTTCCGCGTGGCCGTCGACGAACGGGACGTGTCCATGGACGCCGCGTTGCGGCGGGAGCTCCAGACCCTGCTCTCCGCGCGCGGCCGCGCCTTCGCGCTCCCGCAGCTGTTCATCGGCGGGCGCCTTGTCGGCGGCGCGGACGAGGTCCGGCAGCTTCACGAGACCGGCCAGCTCCGGCGGCTCCTCGAGGGCGCTGCCGGCCAGGATCCAGCCTTCGTCTGCGATGCCTGCGGCGGCGTCCGGTTCGTCCCCTGCCTCGCCTGCGGCGGTAGCCGCAAGGTCTTCATCGAGGAGGAAGATCGTGTTGTACGCTGCGGCGACTGCAACGAGAACGGATTGGTACGCTGCGTTAACTGCTGTTCTTGA
- the LOC133891072 gene encoding E3 ubiquitin-protein ligase DIS1-like, with product MASVTYIDDSHAEVIDPPKNEEMLDVTELVGDHIQHSPKSNVTSYGNVRELLECPVCLSAMYPPIHQCSNGHTLCSGCKPRVHNRCPTCRHELGNIRCLALEKVAASLELPCKYQNFGCLGIYPYYCKLKHESQCQYRPYTCPYAGSECTVAGDIPYLVNHLKDDHKVDMHNGSTFNHRYVKSNPHEVENATWMLTVFSCFGQYFCLHFEAFQLGMAPVYIAFLRFMGDDAEAKNYSYSLEVGGSGRKMTWQGVPRSIRDSHRKVRDSYDGLIIQRNMALFFSGGDRKELKLRVTGRIWKEQ from the exons ATGGCATCAGTTACTTATATTGATGATAGCCATGCTGAGGTTATTGATCCTCCAAAGAATGAGGAGATGTTGGATGTCACTGAACTTGTTGGTGATCATATTCAGCATTCACCAAAATCAAATGTGACAAGCTATGGCAATGTGCGTGAGCTACTGGAATGCCCTGTGTGTTTGAGTGCCATGTATCCTCCAATTCATCAG TGCTCCAATGGACATACTCTGTGTTCTGGATGCAAGCCAAGGGTTCACAATCGCTGCCCAACATGCAGGCATGAACTGGGTAACATAAGATGTCTTGCTCTGGAGAAGGTGGCTGCATCGCTAGAGCTTCCATGCAAGTACCAAAACTTTGGGTGCTTGGGCATATACCCTTACTATTGCAAGCTGAAACATGAATCACAATGCCAATACAGACCCTATACTTGCCCATATGCCGGATCTGAATGCACAGTTGCTGGTGACATTCCCTATTTAGTAAATCACTTGAAAGATGACCATAAGGTTGACATGCACAATGGAAGCACTTTCAATCATCGTTATGTCAAATCAAATCCTCATGAAGTTGAGAATGCTACCTGGATGCTCACG GTTTTCAGCTGCTTTGGTCAGTACTTCTGTCTGCACTTCGAGGCATTCCAGCTGGGCATGGCACCTGTCTACATTGCCTTCCTCCGGTTCATGGGAGATGACGCTGAAGCTAAGAACTATAGCTACAGCCTGGAGGTTGGAGGCAGTGGTCGTAAGATGACATGGCAAGGCGTCCCTCGAAGCATCAGAGACAGCCACAGAAAAGTCCGGGACAGCTATGACGGACTCATCATCCAGCGGAACATGGCCTTGTTCTTCTCCGGTGGCGACAGGAAGGAGCTCAAACTGCGGGTCACTGGGAGAATTTGGAAGGAGCAGTGA